One genomic region from Streptomyces sp. NBC_00457 encodes:
- a CDS encoding DUF397 domain-containing protein, whose product MPPVHNGVRASSLDARWIKSRHSNAEGNCVEIATLVDGGVALRNSRDPDGPALVYTAAELAAFLAGAKDGEFDHLL is encoded by the coding sequence GTGCCACCAGTACACAACGGAGTGCGGGCCAGTTCACTGGACGCCCGCTGGATCAAGAGCCGGCACAGCAACGCCGAGGGCAACTGCGTCGAGATCGCCACACTCGTCGACGGAGGTGTCGCGCTGCGCAACTCCCGCGACCCCGACGGTCCCGCACTGGTCTACACGGCGGCCGAGTTGGCGGCTTTCCTGGCCGGGGCGAAGGACGGCGAGTTCGACCATCTGCTGTAG
- a CDS encoding helix-turn-helix domain-containing protein produces MSAESHRISLLEPYLDRPEPAPTLLKMLVGVQLAGFREDAGLAQDQAARALGFSPAKLSRIEAGKGRRPPAENDVRALLELYGTDDYEASVLLKLLHRAGEPGWWQRYDKRLMPEWFDRLVGLQEAAAAIRTFEIQYVPGLLQTPEYTRAVVRRGLPTAPAAEVRRRVELRTRRTELLLRADAPQLWAVIDESVLLRVLGSVDVMREQLAHLVEMAQRSNVTVQIVPLDVTNASAPAIPITYLRFGGLDLPDVVYLEHIKSANFLEDQDETEEYRLALDRLADEALTPRASLERLRETMEQRYSQA; encoded by the coding sequence ATGTCAGCAGAGTCGCATCGCATCTCCCTGCTCGAACCCTATCTCGACCGGCCCGAGCCCGCGCCGACTCTGCTGAAAATGCTGGTCGGTGTGCAGCTGGCGGGCTTCCGTGAGGACGCCGGACTCGCCCAGGACCAGGCGGCACGCGCCCTGGGCTTCAGTCCCGCCAAGCTCTCGCGCATCGAGGCGGGCAAGGGCCGCCGTCCCCCGGCGGAGAACGACGTCCGCGCGCTGCTGGAGCTGTACGGCACGGACGACTACGAGGCGTCGGTGCTGCTGAAGCTGCTGCACCGGGCCGGTGAGCCGGGCTGGTGGCAGCGCTACGACAAGCGTCTGATGCCCGAGTGGTTCGACCGGCTGGTGGGGCTGCAGGAGGCGGCGGCCGCGATCCGGACCTTCGAGATCCAGTACGTCCCGGGTCTGCTGCAGACTCCGGAGTACACCCGGGCCGTGGTGCGGCGGGGTCTGCCGACCGCGCCCGCCGCCGAGGTCCGGCGCCGGGTCGAACTGCGCACGCGGCGGACGGAGTTGTTGCTGCGGGCGGATGCTCCGCAACTGTGGGCGGTTATCGACGAATCGGTGCTGCTGCGGGTTCTGGGCAGCGTGGACGTCATGCGCGAGCAGCTGGCGCATCTGGTCGAGATGGCTCAGCGGTCGAACGTGACCGTGCAGATCGTGCCGCTGGACGTGACGAACGCGTCGGCGCCGGCCATACCGATCACGTATCTGCGCTTCGGCGGTCTCGATCTGCCCGACGTCGTCTATCTGGAGCACATCAAGAGCGCCAACTTCCTGGAGGACCAGGACGAGACGGAGGAGTACCGGCTCGCCCTGGACCGGCTGGCCGACGAGGCGCTCACGCCTCGCGCGTCGCTGGAGCGGCTGCGCGAGACGATGGAACAGCGGTATTCCCAGGCCTGA
- a CDS encoding SAM-dependent methyltransferase: MHTDKQLSTSIDADVPTAARMYDHYLGGKDNYAADRAACAELDKVVPSTRRLAVNNRRFLQRVVRTLAEDYGIRQFLDHGSGLPTQDNVHQVAQRVHPDSHVVYVDNDPMVLVHGRALLEQDERTAVIHADMRETDAIFAHPDTRRLIDFSQPVAVLFNSVMHCIPDSDTDGPLAVVRRVAARLVPGSFMVMCQLVSEDPEVRAFVTDFMDKATQGHWGRVRQEKDVAALFEGLEILEPGLVEVSTWRPDTEVAPRQLTHEWIEFGGVGRLP; the protein is encoded by the coding sequence ATGCACACCGACAAGCAGCTGTCCACGTCGATCGACGCCGATGTGCCGACCGCCGCCCGGATGTACGACCACTATCTGGGCGGCAAGGACAACTACGCCGCCGACCGCGCGGCCTGCGCGGAACTCGACAAGGTCGTGCCCAGCACCCGCCGGCTCGCCGTCAACAACCGGCGCTTCCTCCAGCGCGTCGTCCGGACGCTCGCCGAGGACTACGGAATCCGCCAGTTCCTCGACCACGGATCCGGCCTGCCTACGCAGGACAACGTGCACCAGGTCGCCCAGCGCGTGCACCCCGACTCCCATGTGGTCTACGTCGACAACGACCCCATGGTGCTGGTCCACGGCCGGGCACTGCTGGAGCAGGACGAGCGCACGGCCGTCATCCACGCGGACATGCGCGAGACCGACGCGATCTTCGCGCACCCCGACACCCGGCGCCTGATCGACTTCTCCCAGCCGGTCGCCGTGCTCTTCAACTCGGTGATGCACTGCATCCCGGACAGTGACACGGACGGCCCCCTCGCCGTGGTCCGCCGTGTGGCCGCACGGCTGGTGCCCGGCAGCTTCATGGTCATGTGCCAGCTGGTCAGCGAGGACCCCGAAGTGCGCGCCTTCGTCACGGACTTCATGGACAAGGCCACCCAGGGCCACTGGGGCCGTGTGCGGCAGGAGAAGGACGTCGCCGCGCTCTTCGAAGGACTGGAGATCCTCGAACCGGGCCTCGTGGAGGTCTCCACCTGGCGGCCCGACACCGAGGTGGCGCCCCGTCAGCTCACCCACGAATGGATCGAGTTCGGCGGCGTCGGCCGCCTCCCCTGA
- a CDS encoding aldo/keto reductase: MHTRRIGDIDVSAIGLGGMPMSIEGRPDEARSLATIHAALDAGVTLIDTADAYHLHADEVGHNETLIAKALASHDRGADVLVATKGGHLRPGDGSWTLDGSPEHIKAACDASLRRLGVDAIGLYQFHRPDPRVPYAESVGAVRDLLDDGKIRMAGISNADPEQIKQANEILGGRLVSVQNQFSPAFRSSEPELRLCDELGIAFLPWSPLGGIARSGELGSVHAPFARIAEAHGVSPQRVCLAWMLAKSPVVVPIPGASRPETIRDSCEAADLVLTPEEIAELDAA; the protein is encoded by the coding sequence ATGCACACTCGCCGCATCGGTGACATCGACGTCAGCGCGATCGGCCTGGGCGGTATGCCCATGTCGATCGAGGGGCGACCGGACGAGGCCCGGTCCCTCGCGACCATCCACGCCGCGCTCGACGCCGGCGTGACGCTGATCGACACGGCGGACGCCTACCACCTGCACGCCGACGAGGTCGGCCACAACGAGACGCTGATCGCCAAGGCCCTCGCCTCCCACGACCGGGGAGCGGACGTCCTGGTCGCCACCAAGGGCGGCCATCTGCGCCCCGGCGACGGCAGCTGGACCCTGGACGGCAGTCCCGAGCACATCAAGGCGGCCTGCGACGCGTCCCTGCGCCGGCTCGGCGTGGACGCCATCGGCCTCTACCAGTTCCACCGCCCCGACCCGCGCGTGCCCTACGCCGAGTCCGTCGGCGCGGTGCGCGACCTGCTGGACGACGGCAAGATCCGCATGGCGGGGATCTCCAACGCCGACCCGGAGCAGATCAAGCAGGCGAACGAGATCCTCGGCGGACGCCTGGTCTCCGTCCAGAACCAGTTCTCCCCGGCCTTCCGCTCCAGCGAGCCGGAGCTGCGCCTGTGCGACGAACTCGGCATCGCGTTCCTGCCCTGGAGCCCGCTCGGCGGCATCGCCCGCTCCGGTGAACTCGGCTCCGTCCACGCGCCGTTCGCCCGCATCGCCGAGGCCCACGGCGTCAGCCCGCAGCGCGTCTGCCTGGCCTGGATGCTCGCCAAGTCGCCGGTCGTCGTACCGATCCCGGGCGCAAGCCGGCCGGAGACCATCCGTGACTCCTGCGAGGCGGCGGATCTGGTGCTCACCCCCGAGGAGATCGCCGAGCTGGACGCCGCCTGA
- a CDS encoding Gfo/Idh/MocA family protein — MRIGLLGTGPWAQMAHAPALSEHPDLDFAGVWGRRPEAAKELAERHGTRSYDDVDALLADVDAVAVALPPDIQAGLAARAARAGCHLLLDKPLALTVEDGRAVVEAVREAGVASVVFFTTRFQTRTEAWITEQAERGGWFTARAQWLGSVFTSDSPFATPWRREKGALWDVGPHALSVLLPVLGDVRRVAAVASGPGDTAHLVLEHAGGASSTLTLSLTAPPAAGGAEVELRGEAGVTLLPEGAEGAVAALTRAADALRTAARTGLPHACDAGFALRVTEILAAAEAKLG, encoded by the coding sequence ATGCGCATAGGACTGCTCGGCACCGGCCCCTGGGCACAGATGGCTCACGCACCCGCCCTGAGCGAGCACCCCGACCTGGACTTCGCGGGCGTGTGGGGCCGTCGTCCGGAGGCCGCCAAGGAACTGGCCGAACGGCACGGGACACGTTCGTACGACGATGTCGACGCCCTGCTCGCCGATGTGGACGCCGTCGCGGTCGCCCTGCCTCCGGACATCCAGGCGGGGCTCGCCGCGCGGGCCGCACGGGCCGGGTGCCATCTGCTGCTGGACAAGCCCCTCGCACTGACGGTCGAGGACGGGCGAGCGGTCGTCGAGGCCGTGCGGGAGGCCGGTGTCGCCTCGGTGGTCTTCTTCACCACCCGGTTCCAGACCCGTACGGAGGCGTGGATCACCGAGCAGGCGGAGCGCGGGGGCTGGTTCACGGCTCGGGCCCAGTGGCTGGGTTCGGTGTTCACCAGTGACAGCCCGTTCGCCACGCCGTGGCGGCGGGAGAAGGGCGCGCTGTGGGACGTCGGCCCGCACGCCCTGTCCGTCCTGCTGCCGGTGCTGGGCGACGTACGACGTGTGGCGGCCGTGGCGTCCGGTCCCGGGGACACCGCGCATCTCGTCCTCGAGCACGCCGGCGGCGCGTCGAGCACGCTGACGCTGAGCCTCACGGCCCCGCCCGCGGCGGGCGGGGCCGAGGTCGAGCTGCGGGGCGAGGCCGGAGTGACGCTGCTGCCGGAGGGCGCGGAGGGGGCGGTGGCCGCGCTGACGCGGGCCGCCGACGCGCTGCGGACCGCTGCGCGCACTGGGCTGCCGCATGCGTGCGACGCCGGGTTCGCATTGCGGGTCACGGAGATCCTGGCGGCGGCGGAGGCGAAGTTGGGCTAG
- a CDS encoding GNAT family N-acetyltransferase — translation MTDLVIRTLDASDAHLFDTAPDPLGAREAHRLTHHRPDWKRVALRDGTVVARAAWWGGPDDTEPLNINWFDVADGEEEAGAELLRTAPWQVEELEFNLPGGWRDTPQLRAAAEARFTAVRAAGFELLVERFLYRWTPECGLPEQPGRLLFEPEPDDAVFYDALRRIHSVTLDVHSRAAIDAGGVDQAAQEELDFFHWCPSPREWWQVARTRAGEPVGIHIPAHNPSGPCIGFIGVLPEQRGHGYAYDLLVECTRFLVEQGAEFITAATDQGNFPMAAHFAKAGYPVVRERINFQAIQT, via the coding sequence GTGACCGACCTGGTCATTCGTACGCTCGACGCGAGCGACGCCCATCTTTTCGACACGGCCCCCGACCCGCTGGGCGCCCGTGAGGCCCACCGGCTCACCCACCACCGCCCCGACTGGAAGCGGGTGGCCCTGCGCGACGGCACGGTCGTCGCCCGCGCGGCCTGGTGGGGCGGCCCCGACGACACCGAGCCCCTCAACATCAACTGGTTCGACGTGGCCGACGGCGAGGAGGAAGCGGGAGCCGAACTCCTGCGCACCGCGCCCTGGCAGGTCGAGGAACTGGAGTTCAACCTCCCCGGCGGCTGGCGCGACACGCCTCAGCTGCGGGCGGCCGCCGAGGCCCGCTTCACGGCTGTACGAGCCGCCGGTTTCGAGCTGCTGGTGGAGCGCTTCCTCTACCGCTGGACCCCCGAGTGCGGGCTGCCCGAGCAGCCCGGACGCCTGCTGTTCGAGCCCGAGCCGGACGACGCGGTCTTCTACGACGCACTCCGCCGCATCCACTCCGTCACCCTCGACGTCCATTCCCGAGCCGCCATCGACGCGGGCGGCGTAGACCAGGCGGCCCAGGAGGAACTCGACTTCTTCCACTGGTGCCCCTCGCCCCGGGAATGGTGGCAGGTGGCCCGCACGCGCGCGGGCGAGCCGGTCGGCATCCACATCCCGGCCCACAACCCGTCAGGCCCCTGCATCGGCTTCATCGGCGTCCTGCCCGAACAGCGCGGACACGGCTACGCCTACGACCTGCTCGTAGAGTGCACCCGCTTCCTCGTCGAACAGGGCGCCGAGTTCATCACCGCAGCAACGGACCAGGGCAACTTCCCGATGGCGGCCCACTTCGCCAAGGCCGGCTATCCGGTGGTGCGGGAACGGATCAACTTCCAAGCGATCCAGACGTAG
- a CDS encoding beta-1,3-glucanase family protein, producing MTPRHQRTLGRRRFLVALAGAAVAAPGVAAIAPHALAGNTTKAADGALPLTLVNNSGSFDNASVHVYIVGNQDGKQVRVTPDGTLAPIAASDNGADGFTDYAISLAGSGETRLDLPYMSGRIYVSLGEKLKLKAVTDGNGNAALQYPAGWVESDPNYPVLHDCAEFTYNAAGMFCNTTMVDMFSVPLSIRLTGAKDQTTGTLRDGGRAAAFAAVRETEGFGSLVVDDTRVIAPGHGLDAGLFADDYLAPYIDEVWSTYAGRDLKVTTNAGTFTGRVRGDQLAFEGPAAVSFAKPSTRDVLFCDGSLAAPNDGTTGPVAAVLGAGFNRSTLVSTAAQPVTDPAAFYSTGLTNHYARAMHAATEDGKAYGFAFDDIADFASYIQDTAPTGVRLTLTPF from the coding sequence ATGACACCCCGTCACCAGCGCACCCTCGGCCGTCGCAGGTTCCTTGTCGCTCTCGCGGGAGCGGCGGTGGCCGCGCCCGGCGTCGCGGCGATCGCCCCCCACGCCCTCGCCGGCAACACCACGAAGGCGGCGGACGGCGCCCTTCCGCTGACGCTCGTCAACAACAGCGGTTCCTTCGACAACGCCTCCGTCCACGTCTACATCGTCGGAAACCAGGACGGCAAGCAGGTCCGCGTCACGCCCGACGGCACGCTCGCACCGATCGCCGCCTCGGACAACGGCGCCGACGGTTTCACCGACTACGCGATCAGCCTGGCCGGCAGCGGCGAGACCCGGCTCGACCTGCCGTACATGTCGGGCCGCATCTATGTGTCCCTGGGCGAGAAGCTCAAGCTCAAGGCGGTCACGGACGGCAACGGCAACGCCGCGCTGCAGTACCCGGCGGGCTGGGTCGAGTCGGACCCCAACTACCCGGTGCTGCACGACTGCGCCGAGTTCACGTACAACGCGGCCGGCATGTTCTGCAACACGACCATGGTCGACATGTTCAGCGTGCCGCTGAGCATCCGGCTGACCGGCGCCAAGGACCAGACGACCGGCACGCTCCGCGACGGCGGCCGTGCGGCTGCCTTCGCCGCCGTCCGGGAGACCGAGGGCTTCGGCTCCCTCGTCGTGGACGACACGCGCGTCATCGCGCCCGGTCATGGCCTGGACGCGGGCCTGTTCGCGGACGACTACCTCGCCCCGTACATCGACGAGGTGTGGAGCACCTACGCCGGGCGTGACCTCAAGGTCACCACCAACGCGGGCACCTTCACCGGGCGGGTCCGCGGCGACCAGCTCGCCTTCGAAGGGCCCGCGGCGGTCTCCTTCGCCAAGCCGTCGACCCGGGACGTGCTCTTCTGCGACGGCAGCCTCGCCGCGCCCAACGACGGCACGACCGGTCCCGTCGCCGCCGTCCTCGGCGCCGGCTTCAACCGCTCGACGCTGGTCTCCACCGCGGCCCAGCCGGTCACCGATCCCGCGGCCTTCTACTCGACCGGTCTCACCAACCACTACGCGAGGGCGATGCACGCGGCGACCGAAGACGGCAAGGCGTACGGCTTCGCCTTCGACGACATCGCCGACTTCGCGTCGTACATCCAGGACACGGCGCCCACGGGTGTGCGGCTGACGCTGACGCCGTTCTAG
- a CDS encoding sulfite oxidase yields the protein MGHRLGDASTPARLADPDEGIGQDELALAARNHGLPLEALRYDITPPGLHYVLTHYDIPYVPQDEPWTLTIGGLVDRPLRLDLADLRSFPQVTTRVTLECAGNGRALLTPRPVSQPWLVEAVGTADWTGVPLRLLLAEAGLASDAVDVVFTGADHGVERGVEQDYRRALPVDVATGADPEVLVAYAMNGAPLPPQHGSPLRLVVPGWYGMAHVKWLREITAIDTPFTGFQQAVAYRLRQHPGDEGDPVTRIAPRALLVPPGFPDFMSRTRIVRPGPVTIEGRAWSGQAPVTRAEVSTDAGHTWHPADLTPDDGHRWAWRRWHFTWTATPGEHVLSARATDTEGHTQPLEAPWNRGGFANNLVQRVPVLCVSAEE from the coding sequence ATGGGCCATCGACTCGGCGACGCGAGCACACCCGCCCGGCTGGCCGACCCCGATGAGGGCATCGGCCAGGACGAGCTGGCCCTCGCCGCCCGCAATCACGGACTGCCGCTCGAGGCGCTGCGCTACGACATCACGCCGCCGGGCCTGCACTACGTCCTCACGCACTACGACATCCCGTACGTCCCCCAGGACGAGCCCTGGACCCTGACCATCGGCGGCCTTGTCGACCGCCCGCTCCGTCTCGACCTCGCCGACCTCCGGTCGTTTCCCCAGGTCACCACCCGCGTCACGCTGGAGTGCGCGGGCAACGGCCGCGCCCTGCTGACCCCCCGGCCGGTGAGCCAGCCCTGGCTCGTCGAGGCGGTCGGCACCGCCGACTGGACCGGCGTACCGCTGCGGCTGCTGCTCGCGGAGGCGGGCCTCGCCTCCGACGCGGTCGACGTGGTCTTCACCGGCGCCGACCACGGCGTGGAGCGCGGCGTCGAGCAGGACTACCGGCGCGCGCTGCCCGTGGACGTGGCGACGGGCGCCGACCCCGAGGTGCTGGTGGCGTACGCGATGAACGGCGCACCGCTGCCGCCGCAGCACGGCAGCCCGCTGCGCCTCGTCGTGCCCGGCTGGTACGGGATGGCGCACGTGAAGTGGCTGCGCGAGATCACCGCCATCGACACGCCGTTCACCGGCTTCCAGCAAGCCGTCGCCTACCGGCTCAGGCAGCACCCCGGGGACGAGGGCGACCCGGTCACCCGCATCGCACCCCGCGCCCTGCTGGTCCCGCCCGGCTTCCCGGACTTCATGTCCAGAACCCGCATCGTCCGGCCGGGCCCGGTCACCATCGAGGGCCGCGCCTGGTCCGGCCAGGCACCGGTCACCCGCGCCGAGGTCAGCACAGACGCCGGACACACCTGGCACCCGGCCGACCTGACACCGGACGACGGCCACCGCTGGGCCTGGCGCCGCTGGCACTTCACCTGGACGGCAACCCCCGGCGAGCACGTCCTCAGCGCCCGAGCCACCGACACCGAGGGCCACACCCAGCCGCTCGAGGCCCCCTGGAACCGCGGCGGCTTCGCCAACAACCTGGTCCAGCGGGTACCGGTGCTGTGCGTATCAGCGGAGGAGTAG
- the sthA gene encoding Si-specific NAD(P)(+) transhydrogenase, with the protein MPDFDMLVIGSGPGGQKAAIAAAKLGRRVAVVDRPDMVGGVSIHTGTIPSKTLREAVLYLTGLTQRDLYGQSYRLKEDITVADLTARTQHVVSREVDVIRNQLSRNHIALYAGTGHFIDDHTVALREVTGHERLISAEHIVIATGTRPARPDSVEFDGRTIMDSDNVLTLERVPRSMVIVGAGVIGMEYASMFAALGSKVTVVEKRAAMLDMCDVEIIESLKYHLRDLAVTFRFGETVAAVERHPRGTLTILESGKKIPADTVMYSAGRQGLTDELDLDKAGLTADPRGRIKVDEHYRTEVPHIYAVGDVIGFPALAATSMEQGRAAAYHACGEPVGRMHNLQPIGIYTIPEISFVGRTEDQLTEDSVPFEVGVARYRELARGQIVGDSHGMLKLLVSPEDRSLLGVHCFGAGATELIHIGQSVMGCGGTVDYLVDAVFNYPTLAESYKVAALDATNKLRQIDRIGD; encoded by the coding sequence GTGCCAGACTTCGACATGCTTGTCATCGGATCCGGTCCGGGTGGCCAGAAGGCCGCGATCGCCGCGGCCAAGCTCGGCCGCCGGGTCGCCGTAGTCGACCGCCCCGACATGGTCGGTGGGGTCTCCATCCATACCGGCACCATCCCCTCCAAGACGCTGCGCGAGGCGGTGCTTTATCTCACCGGGCTCACCCAGCGCGATCTGTACGGGCAGAGCTACCGGCTGAAGGAGGACATCACCGTCGCCGACCTGACCGCCCGCACCCAGCACGTGGTCAGCCGCGAGGTCGACGTCATCCGCAACCAGCTCTCCCGCAACCACATCGCCCTGTACGCCGGCACCGGCCACTTCATCGACGACCACACCGTGGCCCTGCGCGAGGTCACCGGCCATGAGCGGCTGATCAGCGCGGAGCACATCGTGATCGCGACGGGCACCCGGCCCGCGCGGCCGGACAGTGTCGAGTTCGACGGCCGGACGATCATGGACTCGGACAACGTCCTCACCCTCGAACGCGTACCGCGCTCCATGGTCATCGTCGGCGCCGGAGTCATCGGCATGGAGTACGCCTCCATGTTCGCCGCGCTCGGCAGCAAGGTCACCGTCGTCGAGAAGCGTGCCGCGATGCTCGACATGTGCGACGTCGAGATCATCGAGTCGCTCAAGTACCACCTGCGGGACCTCGCGGTCACGTTCCGCTTCGGCGAGACCGTCGCCGCCGTGGAGCGTCATCCGCGCGGCACGCTGACCATCCTGGAGAGCGGTAAGAAGATCCCCGCCGACACGGTGATGTACTCGGCCGGTCGGCAGGGCCTCACCGATGAACTCGACCTCGACAAGGCGGGCCTGACGGCCGATCCGCGCGGCCGGATCAAGGTCGACGAGCACTACCGCACGGAGGTTCCGCACATCTACGCCGTCGGCGACGTCATCGGCTTCCCGGCGCTGGCCGCCACGTCGATGGAGCAGGGGCGCGCGGCGGCGTATCACGCGTGCGGGGAGCCGGTGGGCCGGATGCACAACCTTCAGCCGATCGGCATCTACACCATCCCGGAGATCAGCTTCGTCGGGCGGACCGAGGACCAACTCACCGAGGACTCCGTGCCGTTCGAGGTCGGTGTCGCCCGCTACCGGGAGCTGGCCCGCGGGCAGATCGTCGGCGACTCGCACGGCATGCTGAAGCTGCTGGTGTCCCCCGAGGACCGCTCTTTGCTGGGAGTGCACTGCTTCGGCGCCGGGGCCACCGAACTGATTCACATCGGGCAGTCCGTGATGGGCTGCGGCGGCACCGTGGACTATCTGGTCGACGCGGTCTTCAACTATCCGACGCTCGCGGAGTCGTACAAGGTCGCCGCCCTGGACGCCACCAACAAGCTGCGGCAGATCGACCGGATCGGGGACTGA
- a CDS encoding APC family permease has protein sequence MSNSRGRGLQANALSTFDTVVMAVAGSAPAYSIAATTAVLVGSVGVASPAALLYCAIPMLGIALAFSYLGRIDVNAGASYSWVGRTLHPFLGFISGWALVISATIFMVAGSLPAGSLTLALFDEQLADNTLLSTLVGAAWFLLMLFVVLGGARLTVRAQLVMSGIELVILALFVVLALFHSGHARAFDWSWLGFSHFDGVSGFASGALIAAFYYWGWDVTSNLSEETRNSRRTTGIAGLIGVGIVFLLFEAFTIAVNVLLSTRQIQDNDSNVLAVLGEEIWPGWGGKLLIVAVMLSTIATLETTLIQVTRSLFAMGRDRTLPSALGRVHRTWNTPWVAIAVVGAVALLMIIASNALGTVGDILGHAISAIGLQIAVYYGLAGLAVVVAYRKMLLKSPANFLLGGVWPLLGALFMFWIFIESLGELSTPAIVIGIGGLAVGLIPMLWYWRQGSDYYHPAKLDASRTVTVDYVPDSRADEHARVHEGLPTDF, from the coding sequence ATGAGCAACAGCAGGGGCAGAGGGCTCCAGGCCAATGCCCTCAGCACGTTCGACACCGTGGTGATGGCGGTCGCGGGAAGCGCGCCGGCGTACTCGATCGCGGCGACCACGGCGGTCCTGGTGGGTTCGGTGGGGGTGGCGAGTCCCGCGGCCCTGCTGTACTGCGCGATACCCATGCTGGGCATCGCGCTGGCGTTCAGCTATCTCGGCCGGATCGATGTGAACGCGGGCGCCAGCTACTCCTGGGTGGGGCGGACGCTGCATCCCTTTCTCGGGTTCATCAGCGGCTGGGCACTGGTGATCTCGGCGACCATCTTCATGGTGGCCGGTTCGCTGCCCGCCGGGTCGTTGACGCTGGCGCTCTTCGACGAGCAACTCGCCGACAACACCCTGCTGTCCACGCTGGTCGGGGCGGCCTGGTTCCTGCTCATGCTCTTCGTGGTCCTGGGCGGCGCCCGGCTCACCGTCCGCGCGCAGTTGGTCATGTCCGGCATCGAACTCGTCATCCTGGCGCTCTTCGTGGTGCTCGCCCTCTTTCACTCCGGCCATGCGCGAGCCTTCGACTGGTCGTGGCTCGGCTTCAGCCATTTCGACGGCGTGTCGGGGTTCGCGTCGGGCGCGCTGATCGCCGCGTTCTACTACTGGGGCTGGGACGTCACCAGCAACCTCAGCGAAGAGACCCGCAACAGCCGTCGTACGACGGGAATCGCCGGGCTCATCGGGGTCGGCATCGTCTTCCTGCTCTTCGAGGCGTTCACCATCGCGGTGAACGTCCTGCTGTCCACGCGGCAGATCCAGGACAACGACTCCAACGTCCTTGCCGTGCTGGGCGAGGAGATCTGGCCCGGCTGGGGCGGCAAGCTGCTGATCGTGGCGGTGATGCTGTCCACCATCGCCACGTTGGAGACGACGCTGATCCAGGTGACGCGTTCGCTGTTCGCGATGGGCCGCGACCGTACGCTGCCGTCCGCGCTGGGCCGGGTGCACCGCACCTGGAACACGCCGTGGGTGGCGATCGCGGTGGTGGGCGCGGTGGCACTGCTGATGATCATCGCCTCGAACGCGCTCGGCACGGTCGGTGACATCCTCGGCCACGCCATCTCGGCGATCGGTCTGCAGATCGCCGTGTACTACGGTCTCGCGGGGCTCGCCGTGGTCGTCGCCTACCGCAAGATGCTGCTGAAGTCCCCCGCGAACTTCCTCCTCGGCGGAGTGTGGCCGCTGCTCGGCGCGCTCTTCATGTTCTGGATCTTCATCGAGTCGCTGGGCGAGTTGAGCACTCCGGCGATCGTGATCGGCATCGGCGGACTCGCCGTCGGGCTGATCCCGATGCTCTGGTACTGGCGGCAGGGCAGCGACTACTACCACCCCGCGAAACTCGACGCCAGCCGCACCGTCACCGTGGACTACGTGCCCGACAGCCGCGCGGACGAGCACGCGCGTGTCCACGAGGGTCTCCCCACCGACTTCTGA